One genomic window of Quercus lobata isolate SW786 chromosome 9, ValleyOak3.0 Primary Assembly, whole genome shotgun sequence includes the following:
- the LOC115960446 gene encoding inositol-tetrakisphosphate 1-kinase 1-like, whose product MSSPSPCSSSRSSQRYRIGYALLPKKVQSFIQNSLINQAKQRGIDLIKIDSTKPLTQQGPFDCVIHKLYSSPDWNDQLQQLSLHHPNVVVIDSPESIERLHDRTSMLDVVTSLKIPKRNQTFGVPKQRVVHESENLMDSIEEAGLKFPLIAKPVTADGSATSHEMSLVFNENGLKKLKKPIVMQEFVNHGGVIFKVYVVGEHVKCVKRRSLLDISEEKLNSTAVDEGLLLFSQISNLVAKNEVGGCSELEKAVIARNKGKGFCCSEVDELVEKAEKPPLEFVMELAQGLREALGLRLFNFDLIRDSRDGNRYFVIDINYFPGYAKMPDYESVLVDFFCDLVEEKRRKVELGVKENQEVRCGEIEEKNHLCE is encoded by the coding sequence atgtcttCTCCATCTCCATGTTCTTCTTCTCGGTCTTCTCAAAGGTACCGCATAGGCTACGCTCTTTTACCCAAAAAAGTTCAAAGCTTCATCCAAAACTCTTTAATCAACCAAGCCAAACAACGCGGCATCGATCTCATCAAAATCGACTCCACAAAACCCTTAACCCAACAGGGACCGTTCGATTGCGTCATCCACAAACTCTACAGCAGCCCCGATTGGAACGACCAATTGCAGCAACTCTCTCTCCATCACCCAAACGTCGTCGTAATCGACTCTCCGGAATCCATCGAGCGTCTCCACGATCGAACCTCCATGCTCGATGTGGTTACCAGCTTGAAAATCCCTAAAAGGAACCAAACGTTTGGGGTTCCAAAACAGAGAGTAGTGCATGAGTCTGAGAATCTTATGGATTCGATTGAAGAAGCAGGGCTGAAGTTTCCGTTGATAGCGAAACCGGTAACGGCCGACGGCAGTGCCACGTCGCACGAGATGTCCTTGGTGTTCAACGAGAACGggttaaagaaattaaaaaaaccaattgtGATGCAAGAATTTGTAAACCATGGCGGAGTGATTTTCAAAGTGTATGTGGTGGGAGAACACGTTAAATGCGTGAAGAGGAGATCGTTGCTGGATATATCTGAAGAAAAACTGAATAGTACGGCGGTGGATGAgggtttgttgttgttttcacaGATATCGAATTTGGTCGCAAAAAATGAAGTTGGGGGATGTTCTGAGCTGGAGAAGGCTGTTATTGCGAGAAATAAAGGGAAGGGATTTTGTTGCTCTGAAGTGGATGAGCTTGTGGAGAAGGCGGAAAAGCCACCTTTGGAGTTTGTGATGGAGTTAGCCCAAGGGTTGAGGGAGGCACTGGGGCTTAGGCTTTTTAACTTTGATTTGATTAGGGATAGTCGAGATGGGAATAGGTACTTTGTTATTGATATCAATTACTTTCCTGGGTACGCTAAAATGCCCGACTATGAGTCGGTTTTGGTGGACTTTTTTTGTGATCTTGTGGAAGAGAAGAGGAGGAAGGTGGAATTGGGTGTGAAGGAGAATCAAGAGGTGAGATGTGGTGAGATTGAAGAGAAAAATCACTTGTGTGAGTAa
- the LOC115960390 gene encoding inositol-tetrakisphosphate 1-kinase 1-like produces the protein MSSPTPSFCPMYRIGYSLSPKEVHSFIQNSLLDHAKQRGIDLIEIDPTKPLTQQGPFDCIIHKHYGPDWNNQLQQLSLDHPNVVVIDPPQAIEHLHNRVCMLDVVTSLKIPQGNQTIGVPNQRVLDESENLTDSIEEIGLKFPVIAKPISVDGSAKSHEMFLVFNDNGLKKLKLKKPILMQEFVNHGGVIFKVYVVGDHVKYVKRSSLPDICEETLNSVAEDEGFLLFSKISNLIAKNSEAVGGSSDEVDEYCCEVEKLVEKAEMPPLEFVMELAKGLREAMGLRLFNFDLIRDSRDGHRYFVIDINYFPGYVNMPEYESCFVDFFCDVVQEKRKKNGDGEVELDVKENHHEEEELCE, from the coding sequence atgtcttctcCAACTCCATCTTTTTGTCCAATGTACCGCATAGGCTATTCTCTTTCCCCCAAGGAAGTGCACAGCTTCATTCAAAACTCTTTACTCGACCACGCCAAACAACGCGGCATCGATCTCATCGAAATCGATCCCACCAAGCCATTAACTCAGCAGGGACCTTTCGATTGCATCATCCACAAACACTACGGCCCCGACTGGAACAACCAATTGCAACAACTCTCTCTCGATCACCCAAACGTCGTCGTAATCGACCCGCCGCAAGCAATCGAGCATCTCCACAACCGTGTCTGCATGCTTGATGTGGTTACCAGCTTGAAAATCCCGCAAGGGAACCAAACGATTGGGGTTCCAAATCAAAGAGTACTGGACGAGTCGGAGAATCTTACGGATTCGATTGAAGAAATAGGGCTCAAGTTTCCGGTGATAGCGAAACCGATATCCGTCGACGGCAGTGCCAAGTCACACGAGATGTTCTTGGTGTTCAACGACAACGGGTTGAAGaaactgaaactaaaaaaaccaattttgatGCAAGAATTTGTAAACCACGGTGGAGTGATTTTCAAGGTGTACGTGGTGGGCGATCACGTAAAATACGTGAAGAGGAGTTCGTTGCCTGATATATGCGAGGAGACACTGAATAGCGTAGCGGAGGATGAGGGTTTCTTGTTGTTTTCGAAGATATCGAATTTGATTGCGAAAAATAGTGAAGCGGTGGGAGGTTCTTCTGATGAGGTGGATGAATACTGTTGTGAAGTGGAGAAGCTTGTGGAGAAGGCGGAAATGCCGCCTTTGGAGTTTGTGATGGAGTTAGCCAAAGGGTTGAGGGAGGCAATGGGGCTTAGGCTTTTTAACTTTGATTTGATTAGGGATAGTAGAGATGGGCATAGGTACTTTGTTATTGATATTAATTACTTTCCTGGGTACGTGAACATGCCGGAGTATGAGTCTTgttttgtggattttttctGTGATGTTGTGcaagagaagaggaagaagaatggTGATGGGGAGGTGGAATTGGATGTGAAGGAGAATCATCATGAGGAAGAAGAATTGTGTGAGTAA
- the LOC115962243 gene encoding inositol-tetrakisphosphate 1-kinase 1-like, with the protein MSSPMYRIGYALSPKDGQRFIQNSLIDQAKQRGIDLIEIDPTKPLAQQGPFDCIIHKIYGSDWNNQVQQLSLHHPNVVVIDPPEAIDHLHSRASMLDVVTSLKIPQGNQTLGVPNQRVLEESENLVDSIDEIGFKFPFIAKQVSVDGSAKSHEMFLVFNENGLKKLKLKKPFVMQEFVNHGGVIFKVYAVGDHVKCVKRKSLPDISEGTLNNMAPEEGLLLFKQISNLIAKSDSSSEVEGYISGVEKLVEEAEMPPSEFVTALANGLREAMGLRLFNFDLIRDSRDGNSYFVIDINYFPGFAKMPEYESVFVDFFCDVVEEKRRNVELEAKDN; encoded by the coding sequence atgtcttcTCCGATGTACCGCATAGGCTACGCTCTTTCCCCCAAGGATGGGCAACGCTTCATCCAAAACTCTTTAATCGATCAAGCCAAACAACGCGGCATCGATCTCATCGAAATCGACCCCACCAAACCCTTAGCTCAACAGGGACCGTTCGATTGCATCATCCACAAAATCTACGGCTCCGATTGGAACAACCAAGTGCAGCAACTCTCTCTCCATCACCCAAACGTCGTCGTGATCGACCCGCCGGAAGCAATCGACCATCTCCACAGCCGTGCCTCCATGCTCGATGTGGTGACCAGTTTGAAAATCCCTCAAGGGAACCAAACCCTCGGGGTTCCAAATCAGAGAGTATTGGAAGAGTCGGAGAATCTTGTGGATTCGATTGACGAAATAGGGTTCAAGTTTCCGTTCATAGCGAAACAGGTGTCGGTCGACGGCAGTGCCAAGTCACACGAGATGTTCTTGGTGTTCAACGAGAACGGGTTGAagaaactgaaactgaaaaaacCATTTGTGATGCAAGAATTTGTGAACCACGGCGGAGTGATTTTCAAGGTGTATGCGGTGGGAGATCACGTGAAATGCGTGAAGAGAAAATCGTTGCCGGATATATCTGAAGGGACACTGAATAATATGGCGCCGGAGGAGGGTTTGTTGTTGTTTAAGCAGATATCGAATTTGATTGCGAAAAGTGATTCTTCTTCTGAGGTGGAGGGATATATTTCTGGAGTGGAGAAGCTTGTGGAGGAGGCGGAAATGCCGCCTTCGGAGTTTGTGACGGCGTTAGCCAATGGGTTGAGGGAGGCAATGGGGCTTAGGCTTTTTAACTTTGATTTGATTAGGGATAGTAGAGATGGGAATAGCTACTTTGTTATCGATATCAATTACTTTCCTGGGTTCGCTAAGATGCCCGAGTATGAGTCTGTTTTTGTGGACTTTTTTTGTGATGTTGTGGAAGAGAAGAGGAGGAATGTGGAATTGGAGGCGAAGGATAATTAA